From Paenibacillus polymyxa, the proteins below share one genomic window:
- a CDS encoding nicotinate phosphoribosyltransferase → MKSTSLALHTDKYQINMMYAHWVNGSHQRKAVFEAYFRKLPFGNGYAVFAGLERIVNYISNLRFTEEDIRYLSEQEEKYDPMFMEALRQFKFGGTVHSMKEGALVFPNEPLVRVEGTIMETQLVETALLNFMNYQTLIATKASRIKQVASDDTLLEFGTRRAQEADAAIWGARAAYVAGFDATSNMLAGEHFGIPTKGTHAHSWVQTFMTEQEAFDVYAKVLPDQVTLLVDTFDTLESGVPHAIRTAKMLESQGKRMNAIRLDSGDLAYLSIQAREMLDAEGLDYVQIVASNDLDENTIFNLKAQGARIDVWGVGTQLITASDQPSLGGVYKLVEREVDGEMLPTIKISGNPEKVSTPGKKDVYRIVDKKKGRAVADYISFPDEERPRNGKRLKLFNPLHPYMKKYVENYEAVPMLEPIFINGQKVYELPELDEIRAYHASQLKLFWPEYLRKLNPEIYRVNLSEKVWELKQKLIDSYMQPEVEEKE, encoded by the coding sequence ATGAAATCAACGAGCCTCGCATTACATACAGATAAATATCAGATTAATATGATGTACGCCCATTGGGTGAACGGAAGTCACCAACGTAAAGCTGTGTTCGAGGCGTATTTTCGTAAGCTCCCTTTCGGTAATGGATATGCCGTGTTCGCTGGTCTGGAACGCATTGTGAATTACATCTCAAATTTGCGGTTTACAGAAGAGGACATTCGCTATCTGTCAGAGCAGGAGGAAAAGTACGATCCCATGTTCATGGAGGCATTGCGCCAGTTTAAGTTTGGCGGAACGGTCCATTCGATGAAAGAAGGGGCGCTTGTTTTTCCAAATGAGCCTCTGGTCCGTGTTGAAGGAACAATTATGGAAACGCAGCTTGTCGAGACGGCGTTGTTGAATTTTATGAATTACCAGACACTCATTGCGACAAAAGCATCGCGTATCAAGCAGGTGGCCAGTGACGATACACTGCTCGAATTTGGCACACGGCGTGCGCAGGAGGCAGATGCAGCCATTTGGGGAGCGCGTGCTGCTTATGTTGCAGGTTTCGATGCGACTTCTAATATGCTCGCAGGCGAACATTTTGGGATTCCGACAAAAGGAACACATGCCCATTCATGGGTACAAACCTTTATGACGGAGCAAGAGGCGTTTGACGTGTATGCGAAGGTTTTGCCAGATCAGGTTACATTGCTGGTAGATACCTTTGACACGCTGGAGAGCGGTGTTCCTCATGCGATTCGGACAGCAAAGATGCTGGAGAGTCAAGGCAAGCGTATGAATGCCATCCGTTTGGATAGCGGTGATTTGGCTTATCTATCTATTCAGGCCCGGGAAATGCTGGATGCCGAAGGTTTGGATTACGTACAAATTGTTGCTTCCAACGATTTGGATGAAAATACGATTTTTAATCTAAAAGCCCAAGGTGCACGTATTGATGTATGGGGTGTAGGAACACAGCTGATTACGGCTTCAGATCAACCTTCATTAGGCGGAGTGTACAAGCTGGTTGAGCGGGAAGTAGACGGTGAAATGCTGCCGACAATTAAGATCTCGGGTAACCCGGAAAAAGTATCTACACCAGGTAAAAAGGATGTATACCGCATTGTAGACAAGAAGAAAGGGAGAGCTGTAGCTGATTACATTTCTTTCCCGGATGAAGAACGTCCGCGCAATGGTAAGCGCCTGAAGCTGTTTAACCCTTTGCATCCATATATGAAGAAGTATGTTGAAAATTACGAAGCTGTACCGATGCTTGAACCTATTTTTATAAATGGACAGAAGGTATACGAGCTTCCCGAACTGGATGAAATTCGTGCCTATCATGCTTCACAGTTGAAACTGTTTTGGCCAGAATATTTGCGGAAGCTAAATCCTGAAATTTATCGCGTAAATCTTAGCGAGAAGGTGTGGGAGCTAAAGCAAAAGCTGATTGATAGCTACATGCAGCCTGAAGTTGAAGAAAAAGAATAA
- a CDS encoding cysteine hydrolase family protein, giving the protein MKALIVIDYTKDFVDGSLPVGQPAIELDERITAITQAYVEQGDFVVMAVDLHEENDPYHPESKLFPPHNIRGTDGRQLYGKLHRLYEQQSDRIYWLDKTRYSAFAGTDLELRLRERGILEVHLIGVCTDICVLHTAVDAYNKGFAITVYKDAVASFNQAGHDWALGHFEGSLGATVWSAEDTFLGQKK; this is encoded by the coding sequence ATGAAAGCACTGATTGTTATTGATTACACGAAGGATTTTGTGGACGGTAGTCTGCCTGTGGGACAACCTGCGATTGAGCTGGATGAACGGATCACAGCCATCACGCAGGCCTATGTAGAGCAAGGGGACTTTGTTGTCATGGCTGTTGATTTACATGAGGAGAATGACCCTTATCACCCGGAGAGTAAGCTGTTTCCTCCACATAATATACGTGGAACCGATGGACGACAATTGTATGGTAAGCTTCATCGCCTATATGAGCAACAAAGTGATCGTATCTACTGGTTGGATAAAACACGGTACAGTGCTTTTGCTGGTACAGATCTGGAACTCAGGTTGCGCGAACGCGGGATTCTGGAAGTACATCTGATTGGTGTGTGTACAGATATTTGTGTGCTGCATACGGCTGTGGATGCTTATAACAAAGGTTTTGCTATTACCGTATATAAGGACGCTGTGGCGAGCTTTAATCAGGCGGGACATGACTGGGCTTTGGGCCATTTTGAGGGAAGTCTTGGAGCCACGGTGTGGTCGGCTGAAGATACGTTTTTGGGCCAGAAGAAGTAA